A genome region from Choloepus didactylus isolate mChoDid1 chromosome 14, mChoDid1.pri, whole genome shotgun sequence includes the following:
- the LOC119508885 gene encoding magnesium transporter protein 1-like, translating into MCHRFILDPPRNYYVIVMFTALQEFRLCGNCKQAAEEFQILANSWEHLGAFNKIFFAMVDYDECPKVFGMFQVKSVPTFLHFPAKRQFTVDDIYCLKERGIGAEQIAEWVVERTNVSIRIRRPASYHDLFMLGILLALIGGLVYLLKWNRKFIFSKTFWAVFALCFVTVMTAGEMWTRIEAAPYAERNPHTGQMHYIHRMYYSQFVGETYIISLLNMCITLGMVILDKAATSRMNFLKRKMMCMIGMCLVVIFFSWLLSLFRYKEPGYPYSFLMD; encoded by the coding sequence ATGTGCCATCGTTTCATACTAGATCCACCAAGAAACTACTATGTTATTGTGATGTTTACTGCTCTCCAGGAATTTAGACTGTGTGGAAATTGCAAACAAGCTGCTGAAGAATTTCAGATCTTGGCAAATTCCTGGGAACACCTTGGGGCATTCAACAAGATATTTTTTGCTATGGTGGATTATGATGAATGCCCTAAGGTCTTTGGAATGTTCCAAGTGAAGTCAGTTCCAACTTTCCTCCACTTTCCAGCAAAAAGGCAATTTACAGTAGACGACATTTATTGTTTGAAAGAAAGGGGTATCGGAGCTGAGCAGATAGCTGAATGGGTAGTGGAGAGAACAAACGTCAGCATCAGAATCCGACGGCCTGCAAGTTATCATGATCTCTTCATGTTGGGGATACTTTTGGCTCTCATTGGTGGACTTGTGTATTTACTGAAATGGAAcaggaaatttatttttagcaAAACGTTTTGGGCAGTTTTTGCTCTTTGTTTTGTGACTGTGATGACAGCTGGTGAAATGTGGACTCGTATTGAAGCAGCACCATACGCTGAAAGGAATCCTCACACAGGACAGATGCATTACATCCACAGAATGTATTACTCTCAGTTTGTAGGAGAAACATACATCATTTCTCTGCTTAACATGTGCATTACCCTGGGAATGGTGATCTTAGATAAAGCTGCCACATCTCGCATGAACTTTCTAAAGAGGAAGATGATGTGTATGATCGGTATGTGTCTAGTTGTAATATTCTTCAGTTGGCTGCTGTCCCTCTTTAGATATAAGGAACCTGGGTATCCCTACAGCTTTCTGATGGATTGA